The following coding sequences are from one Hymenobacter sp. DG25A window:
- a CDS encoding Ig-like domain-containing protein produces MWAFIAFLIVCLPLSLSAATTTITGFTPNSGPVGTIVTITGTNFKSNSAVKFNGTTAAFTFVSATQIKATVPSGATTGKIQVSPPGNTTATSGADFTVTVAPVAVADVASTTYKLPTTINILNNDTPGSAGAPSAINTASVVLSSTTGSNGGTFSVNASGVVSFTPPATIVGTSITTSVSYTVANSASPAQRSAAATITVTVTNTAPVANNDPGNTVAASGTDLVINALSNDTDANGNGTIDNTSIVLGTATGTSSGTFAKGTGANLGKVVFTPTATAGTATVTYTVKDDAGLPSNSATITVVVIGAPIVNPDVASTNYKTPITISILSNDVAADGGAGANAINVASVILSQGATSGTSNVTGSNGGTFSVSASGVVSFTPPATIVGSSITTSVSYTVANSATPAQISNSTTITVTVTNATPVAIDGVNVALVNTANATALSPSLSGADVENDLFYYTITGGLPTAAQGLLAFNGTLIATTPSVNIPAGQLSLLTFDPAAGYVGRVVLTFTVTDGSGLSSSPTTYTIPVGAANTISGIVYEDVNYGGGMGRSQAASSGIGRNGATVELYTGANAYQAVTTTGVNGIYTFSGLAAGTYKVRVVNSTVTSRRGGFVAGLLPVQTYVNSDGNRVGGEAPNVADAAARTAGNLPANSQSLATVTLAANGAVGSDFGFSFDVVVNTNDTGQGSLRQFITNANALVNTGLDQRPFNNNGFDSGTDFPAGQETSIFMIPDGTAKPGLRAGLTNQLKNAAGTAATINSRALITLGSSLSLTNATTPANAAGTAIDGTTQSTLNNSNPITLGTGGTVGTGKVALSKVNGSEVEIVGPTNITNLIQVSADNSIVRGVSLHGGANALTVTSGTNMLIEQNLIGVDAFTAGAAPAPATSTIGVKLTNPSGTVQNNLIAYAGSSGLSYSGIGAGYIITNNEFDKNGRITAGGDNITIADQIAAGSVAGPVTITGNLIANANSSGIQFDIAKLSTNKVQNNTVSGNGLYGAVTRLEGSGIHYLSRNGTDRGTNPDIISQNIITQNQSSGIVINYGQRGIRISQNSIYQNGNGTTGGQGLLSVDLTPATYYVNSADANGKSRYGQGDGVTANDGVANVNQANGGMDYPVITLIEKAGPGQLRVKGYIGNNPAGSALFANTIVEVYSANNADTNQNGPTTTTSGDNVAHGEAQSYVGTLTADANGLFDVTFNTIAATINSGDIVSATAYLAAYGTSEAGVNKLSDFTVTLPVELVSFEAKAGNTNVQLTWATASEKNNDHFAVERSFDGITFAQIGQVRGNGNSTNYHYYSCTDVSVGLRHTGTVYYRLQQVDVDGQAHRTSVRAVNIKGTVTANSISLYPNPATEQATLDLRALPAGTYQVHILDMMGREVYRTQVQGGGLPTVDLRAVRSGTYQVLIQGNQVNLSHKLVKYK; encoded by the coding sequence ATGTGGGCATTCATTGCATTTCTGATTGTATGCTTGCCTTTATCCTTAAGTGCCGCAACTACCACTATTACTGGCTTTACGCCTAATAGTGGTCCAGTAGGAACCATAGTCACCATTACTGGGACGAATTTTAAAAGTAACAGTGCCGTTAAATTTAACGGTACTACGGCCGCTTTTACCTTCGTATCAGCCACGCAAATCAAGGCTACTGTGCCATCAGGTGCAACGACGGGTAAGATTCAGGTTTCACCTCCCGGTAACACTACGGCCACTTCTGGGGCCGACTTCACGGTAACCGTTGCTCCAGTAGCAGTAGCTGATGTGGCCTCTACTACCTATAAGCTACCTACCACAATCAATATTCTTAATAATGATACGCCAGGTAGTGCCGGGGCGCCCAGTGCTATTAATACGGCCAGTGTAGTGCTTTCCAGTACTACCGGCAGCAATGGGGGCACTTTCTCCGTCAATGCCAGTGGCGTGGTGAGCTTCACGCCACCCGCTACTATTGTAGGCACCAGTATTACCACCAGCGTAAGCTACACGGTAGCCAACAGTGCTTCGCCAGCGCAACGTTCGGCGGCGGCTACTATTACAGTAACGGTAACAAACACTGCGCCCGTAGCTAACAACGACCCTGGTAACACGGTTGCTGCCAGTGGTACTGATTTAGTGATTAATGCTTTGAGCAACGATACGGATGCCAACGGCAACGGCACAATTGATAACACCAGCATCGTGCTGGGTACTGCCACTGGTACCAGTTCCGGCACATTTGCCAAGGGCACAGGTGCTAATCTGGGCAAAGTAGTTTTCACTCCCACGGCCACAGCAGGTACCGCAACGGTTACTTACACTGTGAAGGATGATGCGGGTCTTCCGTCCAACTCCGCTACCATTACCGTGGTGGTAATAGGTGCTCCTATAGTGAATCCGGACGTAGCGTCAACCAATTACAAAACACCCATCACCATCAGTATTCTGAGTAATGATGTAGCTGCCGATGGTGGTGCGGGTGCCAATGCTATTAATGTGGCTTCGGTGATTCTAAGCCAGGGCGCAACTTCAGGCACCAGCAATGTTACCGGCAGCAATGGGGGCACTTTCTCCGTCAGTGCCAGTGGCGTGGTGAGCTTCACGCCACCCGCTACTATTGTAGGCTCCAGCATTACCACCAGCGTAAGCTACACGGTAGCCAACAGTGCCACACCAGCACAAATCTCCAATTCAACCACTATTACTGTTACCGTAACCAATGCCACGCCAGTAGCTATTGATGGCGTAAACGTAGCCTTGGTAAATACCGCAAACGCAACGGCTTTATCTCCTTCGCTGTCAGGTGCTGACGTGGAGAATGATTTGTTTTACTATACCATTACCGGTGGTCTGCCAACTGCCGCACAAGGCCTACTGGCTTTCAATGGTACTCTCATTGCTACAACCCCTAGCGTCAACATTCCGGCTGGCCAGCTCAGCTTACTGACTTTTGACCCTGCGGCAGGTTATGTAGGCCGCGTAGTGCTGACGTTTACTGTAACAGATGGCAGCGGTCTTTCATCATCCCCTACTACCTATACCATTCCGGTTGGTGCTGCTAATACCATCAGCGGTATTGTGTACGAGGATGTGAATTATGGTGGGGGCATGGGCCGCAGCCAGGCAGCCAGCAGTGGCATCGGTCGTAATGGCGCTACGGTGGAGTTATATACTGGTGCCAATGCTTATCAGGCAGTTACAACAACTGGAGTTAATGGCATTTATACATTCTCTGGGCTGGCTGCTGGTACTTACAAAGTACGCGTAGTCAATAGCACCGTAACCAGCCGCCGCGGTGGCTTTGTTGCAGGCCTGCTGCCTGTACAAACATATGTGAACAGTGATGGGAACCGCGTAGGAGGTGAGGCGCCAAACGTGGCGGATGCCGCTGCCAGAACTGCTGGCAATCTTCCTGCTAACTCGCAGTCCCTGGCTACAGTTACGCTGGCTGCTAATGGAGCCGTCGGCTCGGATTTCGGCTTCAGCTTTGATGTAGTTGTGAATACCAACGATACAGGCCAGGGTTCTTTGCGGCAGTTCATTACGAATGCCAATGCTTTGGTTAATACCGGTTTGGATCAGCGCCCATTCAATAACAATGGGTTTGATAGCGGAACCGATTTCCCTGCCGGGCAGGAAACCTCCATCTTTATGATTCCGGACGGTACCGCTAAGCCAGGTTTGCGTGCTGGCCTTACCAATCAGCTAAAGAATGCGGCTGGAACGGCAGCTACCATAAATAGCCGTGCTTTAATTACGCTGGGCTCCAGCCTAAGCCTTACTAATGCTACAACGCCTGCCAACGCCGCAGGCACCGCCATTGATGGCACTACCCAGAGTACGCTGAACAACTCCAACCCCATTACGCTGGGAACCGGTGGCACAGTAGGTACCGGCAAAGTGGCCCTCAGCAAGGTGAATGGTTCAGAAGTAGAAATCGTTGGACCTACAAATATCACCAACCTGATTCAGGTTTCAGCGGATAATTCTATTGTGCGCGGAGTATCGCTGCATGGTGGTGCCAACGCCTTAACGGTGACCAGTGGCACCAATATGCTTATTGAACAAAACCTGATAGGCGTAGATGCCTTTACTGCCGGAGCGGCCCCAGCACCAGCTACCAGCACAATTGGCGTAAAATTGACGAACCCCTCGGGCACGGTACAAAATAACCTTATTGCATACGCAGGCAGCTCAGGACTGAGCTACTCCGGAATAGGCGCAGGTTATATTATTACCAACAATGAGTTTGACAAAAACGGTCGGATTACGGCAGGAGGGGACAATATCACCATTGCCGACCAGATAGCTGCCGGCAGTGTTGCGGGACCGGTTACCATAACCGGCAACCTGATTGCTAATGCAAACAGTAGCGGCATTCAGTTTGATATTGCCAAACTCAGCACTAATAAAGTGCAAAACAATACTGTCTCAGGTAATGGTCTGTACGGAGCTGTTACCCGGCTGGAAGGCTCGGGCATTCACTACCTGTCGCGTAATGGTACGGATCGGGGAACCAATCCGGATATCATCAGCCAGAACATTATTACCCAAAACCAATCATCGGGTATTGTAATCAATTATGGTCAGCGTGGCATCCGGATAAGCCAGAACTCCATTTACCAGAATGGTAATGGTACCACCGGTGGGCAGGGACTACTTTCTGTTGACTTGACTCCGGCTACCTATTATGTGAATAGTGCGGATGCCAATGGAAAATCACGCTACGGGCAGGGAGATGGTGTAACGGCTAATGACGGAGTAGCTAATGTTAACCAAGCGAATGGCGGCATGGACTACCCGGTGATTACGCTAATCGAAAAAGCCGGTCCTGGGCAGCTTCGTGTAAAAGGCTATATTGGAAATAACCCAGCGGGCAGCGCCCTGTTTGCCAATACTATTGTGGAAGTATATAGCGCCAACAATGCCGATACTAACCAGAATGGCCCAACCACTACTACCAGTGGTGATAATGTAGCGCATGGCGAAGCACAATCATATGTAGGTACGCTCACCGCCGACGCAAATGGCCTGTTTGATGTGACATTTAACACTATTGCCGCCACCATCAACTCGGGCGATATTGTTTCTGCTACAGCTTATCTGGCAGCCTACGGAACGTCTGAAGCTGGTGTCAACAAGCTTAGTGATTTTACAGTAACACTCCCCGTGGAGCTGGTGAGCTTTGAAGCAAAAGCCGGCAACACAAATGTGCAGCTTACGTGGGCTACCGCCTCAGAAAAGAACAATGACCACTTTGCAGTGGAGCGCAGCTTCGATGGTATCACCTTCGCCCAGATTGGGCAGGTGCGCGGCAACGGCAATAGCACTAACTACCACTATTATAGCTGCACTGATGTCAGCGTAGGTTTGCGCCACACAGGCACGGTGTACTATCGCCTGCAGCAAGTGGACGTTGATGGCCAGGCGCACCGTACATCGGTAAGGGCAGTAAACATCAAGGGCACTGTTACAGCCAATAGCATTAGCCTGTATCCTAACCCAGCCACCGAGCAGGCTACCTTAGATTTGAGGGCCCTGCCGGCAGGCACTTACCAGGTGCATATTCTGGATATGATGGGGCGGGAAGTGTACCGCACGCAGGTACAGGGCGGCGGCCTCCCAACGGTTGATTTGCGGGCCGTAAGAAGTGGAACGTATCAGGTTCTGATTCAGGGAAATCAGGTGAACCTGAGCCACAAGCTGGTGAAGTACAAATAG
- a CDS encoding 4-alpha-glucanotransferase, with the protein MILRFTLPFRTEWGQRFMVCGNLPQLGAWQPDQGLTLQYQPDTGIWSCEATMPDEELTLEYKYVLVDERDGSAQWEWGPNRQEHVNAQQFERVVLEDYWRAPAQPENELFTAAFTQALMRRNAVDVAPRPTARLADSVVRFQLPAPRVDTNHHLCLLGSDHALGTWDERKAVVLSDRDFPTWCVDVALEDSSRPVYYKYGIWDAAQKKIVHLEGGENRVLLPPAERRTLRIRHDEQFRYPNGNWRGAGVALPVFSLRSRHGLGVGEFTDIQLLVDWAKQTGLKMVQILPINDTTATHTWVDSYPYAAISVFALHPLYLNLDSIAPLADAAQQAELDKLRTELNALDHVAYEPVMNAKWKFARLLYQQEKAAFLANAEFKEFLEEQKSWLVPYAAFSAWRDRFGTADFEQWPDDFRTPPTYGQIMDFDSAEFDEYGLHLFTQFHLDKQLRAAVEYARYHGVVFKGDLPIGIYRHSVDAWTQPELYHMDRQAGAPPDDFSVTGQNWRFPTYNWERMAQDGYAWWRQRLTHLSRYFVALRIDHILGFFRIWEIQGDSVEGLLGRFAPALPLHRDEVRDRLGWFDYRRLCEPYIRWHMLRDIFGQDAEAVRNEFLEDAGYEAFRLREEVRTQRQIEAVFEEKLRQEPGRADHLRRIRDGLYKLVNEVLFLEEQGTYGQYLHPRITLQHTYSFKELDEATRQRVWDLYVDFFYRRHEEFWRRQGLIKLPAVRYATNMLICGEDLGMVPESVPGVMKQLGILGLNIQRMPADPKTEFGHPDAAPYLSVVSPGSHDMSTVRGWWEEDAEKTQRFFQQILGHWGEQAPFYCEPWVAREILLQHLFSPAMWAIFPIQDLLAIDGKLRRENPQDEQINVPANPQHFWKYRLHLPLEELLAAEEFNHTLHELVAQSGRDRVY; encoded by the coding sequence ATGATCCTACGGTTTACTCTCCCATTCCGCACCGAATGGGGCCAGCGCTTTATGGTATGCGGCAACCTGCCCCAACTGGGTGCCTGGCAGCCCGACCAGGGCTTGACGCTCCAGTACCAGCCTGATACCGGCATCTGGAGCTGCGAAGCAACCATGCCCGACGAGGAGCTGACCCTGGAATACAAGTATGTGCTGGTGGATGAGCGCGACGGCAGCGCGCAGTGGGAGTGGGGACCCAACCGGCAGGAACACGTGAATGCCCAGCAGTTTGAGCGGGTGGTGCTGGAAGACTACTGGCGCGCACCGGCCCAGCCGGAAAACGAGTTGTTCACGGCGGCCTTCACCCAGGCCCTTATGCGCCGCAATGCGGTAGACGTAGCCCCGCGCCCCACGGCCCGCCTCGCCGACTCCGTAGTGCGCTTTCAACTGCCGGCCCCGCGCGTGGATACCAACCACCATCTCTGCTTGCTGGGCTCTGACCACGCCCTGGGCACCTGGGACGAGCGCAAAGCCGTGGTGCTGTCTGACCGTGACTTTCCCACCTGGTGCGTGGATGTGGCCCTGGAAGATTCCTCCCGCCCCGTGTACTACAAGTACGGTATCTGGGACGCGGCCCAAAAGAAAATAGTGCACTTAGAAGGCGGCGAAAACCGCGTGCTGCTGCCCCCGGCCGAGCGCCGCACCCTGCGCATCCGCCACGACGAGCAGTTTCGCTACCCCAATGGCAACTGGCGCGGCGCCGGCGTGGCCCTGCCTGTCTTCTCCCTGCGCAGCCGTCACGGCCTGGGCGTAGGCGAGTTTACCGACATTCAGCTGCTGGTAGACTGGGCCAAGCAGACCGGCCTGAAGATGGTGCAGATTCTGCCCATCAACGACACCACCGCCACCCACACCTGGGTTGATTCTTACCCCTACGCGGCCATTTCGGTGTTTGCCCTGCACCCGCTCTACCTCAACCTGGATAGCATTGCGCCCCTGGCCGATGCCGCCCAGCAGGCTGAGTTGGACAAGCTGCGCACCGAGCTCAACGCCCTGGACCACGTGGCCTACGAGCCTGTGATGAACGCCAAGTGGAAGTTTGCCCGCCTGCTATATCAGCAGGAGAAAGCCGCTTTCCTGGCTAATGCGGAATTCAAAGAGTTTCTCGAAGAGCAGAAAAGCTGGCTGGTGCCCTACGCGGCCTTCTCCGCCTGGCGCGACCGGTTCGGCACGGCCGATTTTGAGCAGTGGCCCGATGATTTCCGCACCCCGCCCACCTACGGGCAGATTATGGATTTCGACAGCGCGGAGTTTGACGAGTACGGCCTGCACCTGTTCACGCAGTTCCACCTGGACAAGCAGCTGCGCGCCGCCGTGGAGTACGCCCGCTACCACGGCGTGGTGTTCAAAGGCGACCTGCCCATCGGTATCTACCGCCACTCCGTGGATGCCTGGACCCAGCCCGAGCTTTACCACATGGACCGCCAGGCCGGCGCCCCGCCAGACGACTTCTCGGTTACGGGCCAGAACTGGCGCTTCCCCACTTATAACTGGGAACGAATGGCGCAGGACGGCTACGCCTGGTGGCGCCAGCGCCTCACCCACCTTTCGCGCTACTTCGTTGCCCTGCGCATCGACCACATCCTGGGCTTTTTCCGCATCTGGGAAATTCAGGGCGACTCCGTGGAGGGCCTGCTGGGGCGGTTTGCGCCGGCCCTGCCCCTGCACCGCGACGAAGTGCGCGACCGGCTGGGCTGGTTCGACTACCGCCGCCTCTGTGAGCCCTACATCCGCTGGCACATGCTTCGCGACATCTTCGGGCAGGATGCCGAAGCCGTGCGAAATGAGTTTCTGGAAGATGCTGGCTACGAGGCCTTCCGCTTGCGGGAGGAAGTGCGCACCCAGCGCCAGATTGAAGCCGTTTTCGAGGAAAAGCTGCGGCAGGAGCCCGGCCGCGCCGACCACCTGCGCCGCATCCGCGACGGGCTGTACAAGCTGGTAAATGAGGTGCTGTTTCTGGAAGAGCAGGGCACCTACGGCCAGTACCTGCACCCGCGCATCACGCTGCAGCACACCTATTCCTTTAAGGAGCTGGATGAGGCAACCCGCCAGCGCGTGTGGGATTTGTACGTTGATTTCTTCTACCGCCGCCACGAGGAGTTCTGGCGCCGGCAGGGCCTGATTAAGCTGCCGGCCGTGCGCTACGCCACCAACATGCTCATTTGTGGCGAAGACCTGGGCATGGTGCCCGAGTCGGTGCCGGGCGTGATGAAGCAGCTGGGTATTCTGGGCCTGAACATTCAGCGCATGCCCGCCGACCCCAAAACCGAGTTCGGCCACCCCGACGCGGCCCCTTACCTATCGGTAGTAAGCCCCGGCTCGCACGATATGAGCACGGTGCGCGGCTGGTGGGAAGAAGACGCCGAGAAAACCCAGCGCTTCTTCCAGCAGATTCTGGGCCACTGGGGCGAGCAGGCTCCCTTCTATTGTGAGCCCTGGGTAGCCCGCGAAATTCTGCTGCAGCACCTGTTCTCGCCCGCCATGTGGGCCATATTCCCCATTCAGGATTTGCTGGCCATTGATGGCAAGCTGCGCCGGGAAAACCCGCAGGACGAGCAGATTAACGTGCCGGCCAACCCGCAGCACTTCTGGAAATACCGCCTGCACCTGCCGCTGGAAGAGCTGCTGGCCGCCGAGGAGTTCAACCACACCCTGCATGAACTGGTAGCGCAAAGCGGCCGGGACAGAGTGTATTGA